A window of the Oncorhynchus keta strain PuntledgeMale-10-30-2019 chromosome 21, Oket_V2, whole genome shotgun sequence genome harbors these coding sequences:
- the LOC118399973 gene encoding rho-related GTP-binding protein RhoA-D, translated as MAAIRKKLVIVGDGACGKTCLLIVFSKDQFPEVYVPTVFENYIADIEVDGKQVELALWDTAGQEDYDRLRPLSYPDTDVILMCFSIDSPDSLENIPEKWTPEVKHFCPNVPIILVGNKKDLRNDEHTRRELAKMKQEPVKPEEGRDMANRISAFGYLECSAKTKDGVREVFEMATRAALQVRKRKKRGACLLL; from the exons ATGGCAGCCATTAGGAAGAAGCTGGTGATCGTGGGGGATGGAGCCTGTGGAAAGACTTGTCTTCTCATCGTCTTCAGTAAAGACCAGTTCCCCGAGGTCTACGTGCCCACAGTGTTCGAGAACTACATCGCTGACATCGAGGTTGATGGCAAACAG GTGGAGCTGGCGCTGTGGGATACAGCCGGCCAGGAGGACTACGACAGGTTGAGGCCTCTCTCCTACCCCGACACAGATGTCATCCTCATGTGCTTCTCTATCGACAGCCCTGACAGTTTAG AAAACATCCCGGAGAAGTGGACCCCTGAGGTGAAGCACTTCTGCCCCAACGTTCCAATCATCCTGGTGGGCAACAAGAAGGACCTGAGGAACGACGAACACACACGGAGGGagctggccaagatgaagcag GAGCCAGTGAAGCCAGAGGAGGGCCGGGACATGGCTAACCGTATCAGTGCCTTTGGCTACCTGGAGTGTTCAGCCAAGACAAAGGATGGCGTGAGGGAGGTTTTTGAGATGGCCACCAGGGCGGCGCTGCAGGTGCGCAAGCGCAAGAAGAGGGGTGCCTGCCTGCTGttgtga